One Misgurnus anguillicaudatus chromosome 19, ASM2758022v2, whole genome shotgun sequence genomic region harbors:
- the rundc1 gene encoding RUN domain-containing protein 1: MSTEDLSTSDSEAAFAGAGERWAPVGAVANPEDELWKGGSQSASASSGDTEMVARLRKLEDEQEQLNSSLLALTSHFAQVQFRLKQIVHAQSEEKERMLLELEEFAFKGCPHVVGCRTQDAQMLENSSEREKRERLEAQRQKQKELIFQLKTQLDDLERFAYQEGSYDSLPQSVVMERQRVIIDELIKKLDVNFNEDIGNLTPEELRQRVDAAIAQIVNPARVKEQLVEQLKTQIRDLEMFINFIQDEVGNPLLNDGVKTQQARAAGTNTRTTGGMKQVDPEQAQRIRETGLQLIQKALAVLQIFALSQFGCAAGHVPNSMWSQGCEAEDYGPLLQKLEGAVERVRIQASRQQPSSQVEHVVSYSTCLSPGGPRDELTASVRKELAVALRDLLAHGLYTPSQGMSLVLAPISCLLPLSSSPQSLHPWELFVKYYHSKNGRAFVESPARQLSQSFSLPVGDGPVTVTPKQSLLWAIHTVLKEHGRYKRSADSEFKALVCMALNEQRLVSWLNLLCKSGTLIHPHYQSWSYMAQTGFEGALRILGRLSHLKFQLPVDLAVRQLKNIKDAF, from the exons ATGTCGACGGAGGACTTGTCCACTTCCGACAGCGAGGCTGCCTTCGCGGGAGCCGGGGAGCGCTGGGCGCCCGTGGGAGCCGTGGCCAACCCGGAGGATGAGCTTTGGAAGGGAGGCTCGCAGTCTGCCTCTGCGTCCTCCGGCGACACAGAGATGGTAGCGAGACTGCGGAAGCTGGAAGACGAGCAGGAGCAGCTGAATTCATCGCTCCTCGCCTTAACCTCTCACTTCGCTCAAGTGCAGTTTCGACTTAAACAGATCGTCCATGCTCAAAGCGAGGAGAAGGAGAGGATGCTGCTGGAGCTGGAGGAGTTTGCTTTCAAAGGATGCCCTCACGTCGTCGGCTGCAGAACACAGGATGCTCAGATGCTTGAGAACTCT AGTGAAAGAGAGAAGAGGGAACGTTTGGAAGCCCAAAGACAAAAGCAGAAGGAGTTGATTTTCCAGCTGAAGACGCAACTCGACGACCTGGAACGCTTCGCCTACCAGGAGGGCAGCTATGACTCATTGCCTCAGTCTGTTGTCATGGAGAGGCAGAGG GTGATCATTGATGAGCTTATTAAAAAGCTGGATGTAAACTTCAATGAAGACATTGGGAATCTCACACCAGAGGAGCTTCGACAGAGAGTGGATGCGGCCATTGCTCAGATAGTCAACCCAGCCAGAGTCAAAGAGCAACTGGTTGAGCAGCTCAAGACCCAGATCAGAGACCTTGAGATGTTTATTAACTTCATACAGG ATGAGGTGGGGAATCCACTTTTAAATGATGGTGTGAAGACCCAACAGGCCCGAGCAGCTGGAACAAACACAAGAACAACTGGAGGAATGAAGCAAG TGGACCCTGAACAGGCACAGAGGATCCGTGAAACTGGCCTTCAGCTGATCCAGAAAGCCTTAGCTGTGCTGCAGATCTTTGCTTTGAGCCAGTTCGGCTGTGCCGCAGGCCACGTGCCCAACAGTATGTGGTCTCAGGGATGTGAGGCAGAAGATTACGGCCCTCTGCTGCAGAAACTGGAAGGAGCCGTAGAGCGCGTCCGTATCCAAGCCTCTCGCCAGCAGCCCTCCTCTCAGGTGGAACATGTGGTCAGTTACTCCACCTGCCTGTCCCCCGGAGGACCTCGGGACGAACTGACCGCTTCTGTGCGCAAAGAACTGGCCGTTGCCCTGCGCGACTTGCTGGCCCACGGCTTGTACACTCCGTCCCAGGGCATGAGCTTGGTGCTGGCCCCCATTTCATGCCTGCTGCCCCTCAGCTCTTCTCCACAGAGCCTGCATCCGTGGGAACTTTTCGTCAAGTACTATCATTCCAAAAATGGCCGGGCTTTTGTGGAATCACCCGCTCGCCAGCTCTCGCAATCCTTTAGTTTGCCTGTAGGGGACGGACCTGTGACAGTAACGCCAAAGCAGTCTCTATTATGGGCCATACATACGGTGCTCAAAGAGCATGGACGATATAAACGGAGTGCAGATTCTGAGTTCAAGGCTTTAGTGTGCATGGCACTCAATGAGCAGAGGCTTGTGTCTTGGCTCAATCTACTGTGTAAGTCTGGAACACTAATACACCCTCACTACCAATCTTGGAGCTACATGGCGCAAACAGGCTTTGAGGGCGCTCTGCGCATTTTGGGTCGCCTCAGCCACCTCAAGTTCCAGCTACCTGTAGACTTGGCCGTCAGGCAActgaaaaatataaaagatgCTTTCTAA
- the rpl27 gene encoding large ribosomal subunit protein eL27 — MGKFMKPGKVVMVLAGRYAGRKAVIVKNIDDGTADRPYSHALVAGIDRYPRKVTTTMGKKKVAKRSKIKAFVKVFNYNHLMPTRYSVDIPLDKTVVNKDVFRDPALKRKARREAKVKFEERYKTGKNKWFFQKLRF, encoded by the exons ATGGGCAAGTTTATGAAACCTGGCAAAGTGGTGATGGTCCTGGCTGGACGTTATGCCGGACGCAAGGCTGTAATTGTCAAG AACATAGATGATGGCACTGCAGACCGTCCATACAGCCACGCTCTGGTCGCAGGTATTGACCGTTATCCTCGTAAAGTCACAACAACCATGGGCAAGAAGAAGGTTGCCAAGAGGTCCAAGATCAAGGCCTTTGTTAAGGTGTTCAACTACAATCACCTGATGCCAACCAG gTACTCTGTTGACATTCCTCTGGACAAAACAGTTGTGAACAAGGATGTTTTCAGGGATCCTGCTCTGAAGCGCAAAGCCAGGAGGGAGGCCAAGGTTAAGTTTGAGGAGAG GTACAAGACGGGCAAGAACAAGTGGTTCTTTCAGAAGCTCAGATTCTAA
- the slc25a39 gene encoding mitochondrial glutathione transporter SLC25A39 isoform X1: MGEGPAARPSAAITPVQQMLASGTGALLTSLFVTPLDVVKIRLQSQQAPLHQALAADSRPWTGVIRPSKWKCFLYCNGLMDHIYVCRNVSACSGWYKTPTHFSGTLDAFVKITRHEGLRSLWSGLPPTLVMAVPATIIYFTCYDQLRDFLRYGMGYQGDHIPLIAGGLARLGAVSVISPLELVRTKMQSRRLPYSELVACIRSAVAQDGCLSLWRGWGPTVLRDVPFSALYWFNYELVKAQLCEKYRAPQTSFAISFTAGAISGTIAAILTLPFDVVKTRRQIQLGELEAREGITTSGVSVKKPSSTWNIMKNIWTDMGYRGLFAGFLPRVIKVAPACAVMISTYEFGKTFFQKRNLDQARCGL; encoded by the exons ATGGGGGAAGGACCTGCAGCCAGACCTTCGGCTGCTATTACGCCTGTGCAGCAGATGCTGGCATCTGGCACTGGGGCATTACTAACATCTCTTTTCG TCACACCGTTGGATGTGGTGAAGATCAGACTTCAATCTCAGCAAGCTCCCCTCCATCAAG CCCTAGCAGCAGATTCGAGGCCCTGGACTGGGGTCATTCGGCCGTCTAAAT ggaaatgttttctctattGTAACGGGCTGATGGATCACATCTATGTATGTCGGAATGTTTCGGCCTGCTCTGGCTGGTACAAAACCCCCACCCACTTCAGTGGG ACTTTGGATGCATTTGTGAAGATCACACGCCATGAAGGTCTCAGGTCTCTGTGGAGCGGACTTCCCCCCACACT TGTGATGGCGGTTCCTGCCACAATCATTTACTTCACCTGTTACGACCAACTGAGAGACTTCCTGCGTTATGGCATGGGCTATCAGGGTGACCATATCCCTCTAATAGCAGGAGGGCTAGCCAGAT TGGGAGCAGTGTCTGTGATCAGCCCTCTGGAGTTAGTCCGGACTAAGATGCAGTCCCGCAGGCTTCCCTACAGCGAGCTGGTGGCGTGTATCCGCTCAGCCGTAGCTCAGGATGGCTGTCTGTCTCTCTGGAGAGGTTGGGGACCAACTGTTTTGCGGGACGTGCCCTTTTCCG CATTATATTGGTTTAACTATGAGCTGGTGAAGGCACAGCTGTGTGAGAAATACAGGGCACCACAGACCTCTTTCGCCATCAGTTTTACAGCAGGGGCCATATCGGGAACG attGCTGCAATTCTGACCTTGCCATTTGACGTGGTAAAAACACGCAGGCAAATCCAGCTTGGAGAACTGGAGGCTCGCGAAGGTATCACAACTAGTG GAGTCTCTGTCAAGAAGCCATCCTCCACATGGAACATAATGAAAAATATCTGGACAGACATGGGATACAGGGGATTGTTTGCAG GTTTCCTCCCAAGAGTGATTAAAGTAGCTCCTGCCTGTGCAGTCATGATCAGCACTTATGAGTTCGGGAAGACTTTCTTTCAGAAGCGCAATTTGGATCAGGCAAGGTGTGGACTCTGA
- the slc25a39 gene encoding mitochondrial glutathione transporter SLC25A39 isoform X3 gives MGEGPAARPSAAITPVQQMLASGTGALLTSLFVTPLDVVKIRLQSQQAPLHQGKCFLYCNGLMDHIYVCRNVSACSGWYKTPTHFSGTLDAFVKITRHEGLRSLWSGLPPTLVMAVPATIIYFTCYDQLRDFLRYGMGYQGDHIPLIAGGLARLGAVSVISPLELVRTKMQSRRLPYSELVACIRSAVAQDGCLSLWRGWGPTVLRDVPFSALYWFNYELVKAQLCEKYRAPQTSFAISFTAGAISGTIAAILTLPFDVVKTRRQIQLGELEAREGITTSGVSVKKPSSTWNIMKNIWTDMGYRGLFAGFLPRVIKVAPACAVMISTYEFGKTFFQKRNLDQARCGL, from the exons ATGGGGGAAGGACCTGCAGCCAGACCTTCGGCTGCTATTACGCCTGTGCAGCAGATGCTGGCATCTGGCACTGGGGCATTACTAACATCTCTTTTCG TCACACCGTTGGATGTGGTGAAGATCAGACTTCAATCTCAGCAAGCTCCCCTCCATCAAG ggaaatgttttctctattGTAACGGGCTGATGGATCACATCTATGTATGTCGGAATGTTTCGGCCTGCTCTGGCTGGTACAAAACCCCCACCCACTTCAGTGGG ACTTTGGATGCATTTGTGAAGATCACACGCCATGAAGGTCTCAGGTCTCTGTGGAGCGGACTTCCCCCCACACT TGTGATGGCGGTTCCTGCCACAATCATTTACTTCACCTGTTACGACCAACTGAGAGACTTCCTGCGTTATGGCATGGGCTATCAGGGTGACCATATCCCTCTAATAGCAGGAGGGCTAGCCAGAT TGGGAGCAGTGTCTGTGATCAGCCCTCTGGAGTTAGTCCGGACTAAGATGCAGTCCCGCAGGCTTCCCTACAGCGAGCTGGTGGCGTGTATCCGCTCAGCCGTAGCTCAGGATGGCTGTCTGTCTCTCTGGAGAGGTTGGGGACCAACTGTTTTGCGGGACGTGCCCTTTTCCG CATTATATTGGTTTAACTATGAGCTGGTGAAGGCACAGCTGTGTGAGAAATACAGGGCACCACAGACCTCTTTCGCCATCAGTTTTACAGCAGGGGCCATATCGGGAACG attGCTGCAATTCTGACCTTGCCATTTGACGTGGTAAAAACACGCAGGCAAATCCAGCTTGGAGAACTGGAGGCTCGCGAAGGTATCACAACTAGTG GAGTCTCTGTCAAGAAGCCATCCTCCACATGGAACATAATGAAAAATATCTGGACAGACATGGGATACAGGGGATTGTTTGCAG GTTTCCTCCCAAGAGTGATTAAAGTAGCTCCTGCCTGTGCAGTCATGATCAGCACTTATGAGTTCGGGAAGACTTTCTTTCAGAAGCGCAATTTGGATCAGGCAAGGTGTGGACTCTGA
- the slc25a39 gene encoding mitochondrial glutathione transporter SLC25A39 isoform X2 translates to MGEGPAARPSAAITPVQQMLASGTGALLTSLFVTPLDVVKIRLQSQQAPLHQALAADSRPWTGVIRPSKWKCFLYCNGLMDHIYVCRNVSACSGWYKTPTHFSGTLDAFVKITRHEGLRSLWSGLPPTLVMAVPATIIYFTCYDQLRDFLRYGMGYQGDHIPLIAGGLARLGAVSVISPLELVRTKMQSRRLPYSELVACIRSAVAQDGCLSLWRGWGPTVLRDVPFSALYWFNYELVKAQLCEKYRAPQTSFAISFTAGAISGTIAAILTLPFDVVKTRRQIQLGELEAREGVSVKKPSSTWNIMKNIWTDMGYRGLFAGFLPRVIKVAPACAVMISTYEFGKTFFQKRNLDQARCGL, encoded by the exons ATGGGGGAAGGACCTGCAGCCAGACCTTCGGCTGCTATTACGCCTGTGCAGCAGATGCTGGCATCTGGCACTGGGGCATTACTAACATCTCTTTTCG TCACACCGTTGGATGTGGTGAAGATCAGACTTCAATCTCAGCAAGCTCCCCTCCATCAAG CCCTAGCAGCAGATTCGAGGCCCTGGACTGGGGTCATTCGGCCGTCTAAAT ggaaatgttttctctattGTAACGGGCTGATGGATCACATCTATGTATGTCGGAATGTTTCGGCCTGCTCTGGCTGGTACAAAACCCCCACCCACTTCAGTGGG ACTTTGGATGCATTTGTGAAGATCACACGCCATGAAGGTCTCAGGTCTCTGTGGAGCGGACTTCCCCCCACACT TGTGATGGCGGTTCCTGCCACAATCATTTACTTCACCTGTTACGACCAACTGAGAGACTTCCTGCGTTATGGCATGGGCTATCAGGGTGACCATATCCCTCTAATAGCAGGAGGGCTAGCCAGAT TGGGAGCAGTGTCTGTGATCAGCCCTCTGGAGTTAGTCCGGACTAAGATGCAGTCCCGCAGGCTTCCCTACAGCGAGCTGGTGGCGTGTATCCGCTCAGCCGTAGCTCAGGATGGCTGTCTGTCTCTCTGGAGAGGTTGGGGACCAACTGTTTTGCGGGACGTGCCCTTTTCCG CATTATATTGGTTTAACTATGAGCTGGTGAAGGCACAGCTGTGTGAGAAATACAGGGCACCACAGACCTCTTTCGCCATCAGTTTTACAGCAGGGGCCATATCGGGAACG attGCTGCAATTCTGACCTTGCCATTTGACGTGGTAAAAACACGCAGGCAAATCCAGCTTGGAGAACTGGAGGCTCGCGAAG GAGTCTCTGTCAAGAAGCCATCCTCCACATGGAACATAATGAAAAATATCTGGACAGACATGGGATACAGGGGATTGTTTGCAG GTTTCCTCCCAAGAGTGATTAAAGTAGCTCCTGCCTGTGCAGTCATGATCAGCACTTATGAGTTCGGGAAGACTTTCTTTCAGAAGCGCAATTTGGATCAGGCAAGGTGTGGACTCTGA
- the rpl3 gene encoding large ribosomal subunit protein uL3, producing MKSKKCTVGRVRGDAMTYERPTALKRSAAFPSLSFNRTRDKMSHRKFSAPRHGSLGFLPRKRSRRHRGKVKSFPKDDASKPVHLTAFLGYKAGMTHIVREVDRPGSKVNKKEVVEAVTIVETPPMIVVGVVGYVMTPRGLRSFKTIFAEHISDECKRRFYKNWYKSKKKAFTKYCKRWQDEEGKKQLEKDFASMKKYCQVIRIIAHTQMRLLPHRQKKSHLMEVQLNGGTISDKVDWAREKLEQSVPITSVFGQDEMIDVIGVTKGHGYKGVTSRWHTKKLPRKTHRGLRKVACIGAWHPARVAFSVARAGQKGYHHRTEINKKIYKIGAGYFTKDGKVVKNNAATDYDLSNKSINPLGGFVHYGEVTNDFLMLKGCVVGTKKRVLTLRKSLLVQTSRRAQEKIDLKFIDTTSKFGHGRFQTIEEKKVFMGPLKKDRIAKEEIA from the exons ATGAAGTCGAAAAAGTGTACAGTGGGGCGTGTACGTGGTGACGCAATGACGTACGAGCGCCCCACTGCCTTAAAAAGAAGCGCCGCCTTTCCATCGCTCTCTTTCAATCGGACTAGGGACAAAATG TCTCACCGTAAATTTTCGGCCCCACGCCACGGGTCTCTGGGCTTTCTGCCCCGCAAGAGGAGCCGTCGCCATCGTGGCAAGGTGAAGAGTTTCCCAAAGGATGATGCCAGCAAACCTGTTCACCTGACCGCCTTCCTCGGTTACAAGGCTGGCATGACCCACATCGTCCGTGAGGTCGATAGACCTGGCTCAA AGGTCAACAAAAAGGAGGTGGTTGAGGCAGTAACCATTGTGGAGACTCCTCCAATGATCGTTGTGGGTGTTGTTGGATACGTCATGACTCCTCGTGGTCTGCGCTCCTTCAAGACCATCTTTGCTGAGCACATCAGTGATGAGTGCAAACGTCGCTTTTACAAGAACTG GTACAAGTCCAAGAAGAAGGCTTTTACTAAGTACTGCAAGAGGTGGCAAGATGAAGAGGGCAAAAAGCAGCTGGAGAAAGACTTTGCCTCTATGAAGAAATACTGCCAGGTCATTCGCATCATTGCCCACACACAG ATGCGCCTGCTGCCCCATAGACAAAAGAAGTCTCATCTGATGGAGGTTCAGCTGAACGGAGGCACCATCTCTGATAAGGTTGACTGGGCAAGAGAGAAGCTTGAGCAGTCTGTTCCCATCACCAGCGTTTTCGGTCAGGATGAGATGATTGACGTTATCGGTGTTACCAAGGGTCATGGATACAAGG GTGTGACAAGCCGTTGGCACACAAAGAAGCTGCCCCGCAAGACCCATCGTGGTCTGCGTAAGGTGGCCTGTATTGGAGCTTGGCATCCTGCCCGTGTGGCCTTCTCTGTGGCTCGTGCTGGTCAGAAGGGCTACCATCACCGCACTGAGATCAACAAGAAG ATCTACAAGATTGGTGCAGGCTATTTTACAAAGGATGGAAAAGTGGTGAAAAACAACGCTGCTACGGATTACGATCTGTCCAACAAAAGCATCAACCCTCTG GGTGGTTTTGTGCACTATGGTGAGGTGACCAATGATTTCCTCATGCTGAAAGGCTGCGTGGTGGGAACCAAGAAGAGGGTTTTGACTCTGCGCAAATCTCTTCTGGTTCAGACCAGCCGCCGTGCCCAGGAAAAGATCGACCTCAAATTCATCGACACCACTTCCAAATTTGGTCATGGCCGATTCCAGACCATCGAGGAGAAGAAAGTGTTTATG GGACCCCTCAAGAAAGACCGTATTGCCAAGGAGGAAATCGCATAA